The stretch of DNA GCTGGAAGATCTGCCCGTGGGCCAAGGGGCTGGCGAGAAGGCTGGCAAGCAGCACATGGGAGGGTTTGAGCATGCTTCACTCCATGAAACGCGAGGAGCAGGAACCGCGGAGCCTACTGGAATGCCCGATCTAGACGTGTGCAAGGATACCGGCGAAACCTCGGGGATGAGGGCCGTTCGTCGATTTTTATGGGAGGGGAGGAGTCAGAACTCTAGTCCTAGCGCTTTGAGGTTCAAAGCGCATAGGGACCAGGAGGTGTGGCGGGGGGATTACTTCTTGCCCAGGCTGATCTGCTTGGACGGGCCGAAAGTCTGGCCGCTGACGCCTTTGGCAATTTGCTGGATCTCGCCGCCGGACTTCAGGAAAGCAGCAATCTGATCGTTGATCGATTCGCTGGTTTCAACGGCTGGAGCTGGCTTTGCTTTGCTGTTGGATGCTTTTACACGCATGGCGGCCATTAACCTTCAGAAAATTAATTTGGCCAGCCATCATACATGAAATGCTTGACAATTGCTTGGTAAATATCCTCCTGGAATAACGGTGGAAAACTCCCGAATAATCCTAAGTTGATCTCGGGAATATCCCCATAAGCTGCTGTTTTAAATAAAGACAATGGCACAAAGAGCGGCTTGTTCGGCGGCGCTGAGGCAAAAGTCGCTGCCGGCTGGCCTGACGGGCGGAACCGGTTGCTGGCGCAAAGCCATAAAAATCAAGGCATTCAGGAAAATCTCCGCTGCTATCCGGCGACGCGGGCCAACCAGGAGCGGAAAACCGGGTAGAATGCCGCCCACGCAATGAGGGTATTGGAAATGGCTTTAGTCGGGCGCTACAACAGTTTGCAAGTGGTTAAACACACTAACTTCGGTTTATATCTGGACGGCGGGGCGGATGGCGAAATACTGCTGCCCAATCGTTATATTCCCAAGGATATTCCCAGTGAAGATGAAGACTGGTTGAATGTTTTCGTTTATCTGGATAGCGCCGACAAGTTAATTGCAACTACCGAAAAACCAAAAGTTCAAGTCGGTGAGTTCGCCAGTCTTAAAGTCGTGGAAGTTAACAGTATCGGTGTGTTCCTCGACTGGGGCCTGCCCAAGGACCTGCTGCTGCCGTACTCCGAGGAAAAGCGCCAGCTGACCGCCGGTGAGTATTGCGTGGTGCACGTCTACCTCGACAAGCACACTCGTCGCATCACTGCCACAGCCCGTCTGGACCGCTACCTGGACAAGGCTCCGGTGACCTACAAGGTCGGCCAGGAAGTCGATCTGCTGGTGGCCGAGAGCACCGACATGGGCTTCAAGGCGATCATCAACAACAAGCACTGGGGCCTGATCCACAAGAACGAAGTGTTCAAGTTCCTGCGTCCGGGCAAACAGGAAAAGGGTTTCATCAAAGAGATCCGCGCCGACGGCAAGATCAGCCTCAGCCTGCAACCGGTGGGCGAAGAACTGGCCAGCAGCCTGAACGCGAAGATCCTCGCCAAGTTGCGGGAAAACAATGGCACCCTGCCGGTCAGCGACAAGAGCGATCCGACGGTGATCAGTGGTCTGTTCGGCGTCAGCAAGGGCAACTTCAAGAAGGCCATCGGTGCCTTGTACAAGAATGGCCAGATCATTATTCATGCCGACCGCATTGAACTGACCTGATTCGTTCCTCCCTGGCGTAGTTGCGGTCGAAGAACCTTCGGCGGCGCTAACGACCCACGGGGCTGTCCGAAAAACCGCTGCCGGAACCGGCAGCGGTTTTTTATTGCCTTTTTTCCTGGCTGCGTTGAAGGACGTCAGAGTCGGCGTCTTCGATCGTTGTCATGGCCGATGTATACAGTTTCAAGCCATTCCTGATGCACTGATATCAGGCAGTCGTGCACAGCCAGTGGGCATGTCTGCCGCTGATCCCGGCTGCTGATCATCGTTATGTAGTCAAGGCCCAGCCCTTGATGGACAAGCGATCCACGCCGTTCGCCTACAGGTTTTTCCGGTATGGCACGCATTCTGCGTAGCGCTTCGTATACAACTCATGCCGGCTCCCGTACGCAGTGTGGTCGCAAGGTCAATCGCGGGGGCAGGGCCTGTCCAATAAGGAGCCTTGCAATGACCGAGCAACTACCCAAGGGCTACAGCCCGCGCTTGTACAACCAGGACCTGGGGCCGCTGCCGCAGAAGTGGAACTGGTACAACATCTTCGCCTTCTGGATGAGCGACGTGCACAGCGTCGGCGGTTATGTGTTCGCCGCCAGCCTGTTCGCCCTCGGGCTGGCCAGCTGGCAAGTGCTGGTGGCCCTGCTGGCGGGGATCTGCATCGTGCAACTGATCGCCAACCTGGTGGCCAGGCCCAGCCAGCAGGCGGCGGTGCCATACCCGGTGATCTGCCGGCTGGCGTTCGGTGTATTCGGGGCGAATATCCCGGCGGTGATTCGCGGCCTGATCGCGGTGGCCTGGTATGGGATCCAGACCTACCTGGCGTCCAGCGCCCTGATCATTGTGGTGCTGCGCTTTTTCCCGGCCATGGCGGCCTATGCCGAGCCGCATTTTGCCGGGCTGTCCTACCTGGGCTGGTTCGGTTTCCTGGCGCTGTGGCTGGTCCAGGCCCTGGTGTTCTGGGCCGGCATGGAGTCGATCCGGCGCTTTATCGACTGGGCGGGGCCGGTGGTCTACGCGGTGATGTTCCTCCTCGCCGGCTGGATCGTCTGGAAGGCCGGCTGGAGCAACATCAGCTTCACCCTGGGGGAGAAGTCGCTGTCGGGCTGGCAGGCATTCGGCCAGGTGATCGTCGCCACGGCGCTGGTGGTGTCCTACTTCTCCGGGCCGACCCTGAACTTCGGTGACTTCAGCCGCTACTGCCGCAGCATGCAGGATGTACGACGCGGCAACTTCTGGGGGCTGCCGGTGAACTTCCTGGCGTTCTCCCTGGTGACCGTGGTCATTGTCTCCGGCACTCTGCCGGTGTTCGGTGAAATGCTCCATGACCCGATCGCCACGGTGGCGCGGATCGACAACGACGTTGCGGTGCTGCTCGGCGCCTTCGCTTTTGTCACCGCTACCGTCGGCATCAACATCGTCGCCAACTTCGTCTCGCCGGCCTTCGACTTCGCCAACGTCGCTCCGAGCCGGATCAGCTGGCGCACGGGCGGCATGATCGCGGCCCTGGCCTCGATCTTCATCACCCCCTGGAACCTGTTCAACAACCCCCAGGTAATCCACTACACCCTCGACGTGCTGGCCGCCTTTATCGGCCCGCTGTTCGGCATTCTGCTGGTGGACTACTACCTGATCAAAAAGCAGCAGATCGATATCGACGCGCTGTTCAACGACGGCCCGGACGGGCGTTATTACTACAGCGGCGGAGTCAACTGGACCGCGGTCAAGGCGCTGGTGCCGGCGACCCTGATGGGCGTGGCGATCACCTTCACGCCGGCGCTGCAGCCGATGGCCAACTTCGCCTGGTTCACCGGGTGTTTCCTCGGTGGCGCGCTGTTTTTTCTCCTCGCGCGCCGTGAGGCCCTGCCATCCCTGAGGCTGAGCCCGACGGCGTCGAGCTGACGGTACGGCCAGGAAAAGGTCTTTTCCAGGCGTCTTTTTCTGTCCGTTTGGTTGATAATCGACAACACATCCATTCTTCGCCCCGGACCGGTTCCGGGGCTTTGTCGTTTCTGTCGAGTAACTGCCATGTCTATGAATCTGCCCGAGGGGCTGCGGTGAGTATCGAGCGGCGCAGCGCCGACGGTTTTGCACTGCAAGTGATGTTGGGGCTGTGCCTGATCTGGGGCGTGCAGCAGGTGATGATCAAGTGGGCCGCGGCGGATATCGCGCCGGTGATGCAGGCGGCTGCGCGTTCGGGCATTTCGGCGCTGCTGGTGGCCTTGCTGATGTGCTGGAAGGGCGGCTGGTCGCAGATCGGCAGTACCTGGCGCGGCGGCTTGCTGGCCGGCAGCCTGTTTGGCCTGGAGTTCCTGTTTATCGCCGAAGGGCTCAAGCTCACCAGCGCGGCGCACATGTCGGTGTTTCTCTATACCGCGCCGATCTTCACCGCGCTGGGGGTGAACTGGCTGCTGCCCAGCGAGCGCCTCAGACCCTTGCAGTGGCTGGGGATTCTACTGGCGTTCATCGGCATTGGCGTGGCCTTCGCCGGTGGCATTTCGCTGGATAACCTGGACACGCGCATGCTGCTTGGCGACGCCCTGGGTGTGCTGGCCGGCCTGGCCTGGGGCGCGACCACGGTGGTGGTGCGCGCGTCGCGCTTGTCCGAGGCGCCAGCGACCCTGACCCTGTTCTATCAGCTGATCGTCGGTTTTGTCGGCCTGCTGCTGATCGCCGTGCTGAGCGGCCAGGTCACCCATGTCAGCCTGACCCCGGTGGCGGTGGCCAGCGTGCTGTTCCAGGGGCTGGTGGTGTCCTTTTTCAGCTACCTGACCTGGTTCTGGCTGCTGCGCCGTTACCTGGCCGCCAACCTGGCGGTGTTTTCCTTCATGACGCCGCTGTTCGGTGTCACCTTCGGGGTCCTGTTGCTGGGCGAACCCCTGAGCCTCAATTTCGTCATTGGCGCGGTGCTGGTGTTGCTGGGCATCACCTTCGTCAGCGCCGAACAGTGGCTGCGCCGGCGGATCCGCAGCCTGCTGTAATCCCAGGCTCAGGCTGTGGCGTGGCATTCCCGGGCAAGCGGTTGTTGCCTCAACAGCAAGCCCCCCGCCAGCAGCAGGCTGCTGCCGGCGACGATCAGCGCCGGTTGCAGGCTACCGCTGAAATGGCTGCTCAGGGCCGCCAGCAGTGGCCCGCTCAACTGGCCCATGGCGAAGCAGGCCGTGAGCAAACCGGCGTTGCGCTGGGCCGCATGGGGCGCCAACTCCCGCGAGCGCTGCATCACCAACTGCATGCAGGCCAGGAACGGCGCGCCGCAAAGAATCACCCCCAGCGCCAGGCCGGCGCCACTGCCCAGCAGACAGGCGAAGACCCCGGCGGCTTGCAGCCACAAGGTCGCCATCAGCCAGTGACGGGTGGCGTTCGGGCTGTATCGGCGCAGGCTGACCAGCCCCACGCCGATGGCCGCCGCCAGACCGAAGCACGGCCAGAACAGGTCGGCCTGCCATTGCCCTTGAAAGCGTGCGCTGGCCATCTGTGACAGGAAGGTTGCCGGGATGATGTAACCCAGGCCGTACAGCGCATAAATCAGCCCGAGGCGGGGGATGCCGCTGTGGTTCGAGGCGTGTGGCATCTGGGAGGTCAGTGCAGGCATGGCGGGTTGCGGCAGGATCGGCAGGATCACCAGCAGCATCAGCAGGCCGGCCGCGGCGTACACCAGCCACAGGGTCGCGGAGCTTTGCCCCAGCAGGTTTGAGCCCAGGGCCAGCAGGCCGGTGAGGAAAATCCCCAGCCCGGGCCCGGCAAACACCAGGGCGCCCAGGCGTGGCCGGCCGGCGGCCAGGGCCAGCGACTGGCTCAGGGCGGCGATCATCACCATCACCCAGGCACTGGCCACGCCGGTGCCGAAGCGCAATACCGAATGCGCCCAGAAGCCGCCGGCCCAGAACGAGGCCAGGGTCAGCAGCACGCACAGCCACAGCCCACCCAACAGACGCCGGCGAACCTGGGCCGGGCGGCGGGCGAACATGGCATCCAGCGCGCCGATGAAATACCCCAGATAGTTGGCGGCGGCGATCAGGCCAGTGTCGGTCAGGTCGACCTGGCCTTCGCTCAGCAAGTGCGGCAGTTGCGGGGTGAGGGCGAAGCGACCGATGCCCATGGCCATCATCAGGGCAATGAAACTGGCGAGTAAGCGAATCAGCGGTGACATGGTCCGGGCTCCGTCGAAGAGGCGATGAACGTCAGGCTAGGACTGATTGACTTTCTATAAAAATGAATAATATTAAGCAACTTGTTCGCTTTTGGAGAATGGTCGTGGAGTTCAGCCAGTTGCGCATCTTCCAGGCGGTCGCCGAGGAAGGTTCCATCACTCGGGCGGCCGAGCGCTTGCATCGGGTGCCGTCCAACCTGTCGACGCGGCTCAAGCAACTGGAAGAGCAACTGGGGGTCGAGCTGTTCCTGCGGGAACGGCAGCGGCTGCAACTGTCGCCGGCGGGCAAGGTGCTGCTCGATTACGCCGCGCGCCTGTTTGCCCTGCGCGATGAGGCCCATGGGGCGGTGCAGGGCGGTCAGCCGGCCGGGGATTTCGTACTGGGCACCATGTACAGCACGGCAGCGATTCAATTACCGGCGCTGCTGGCGCGTTACCACCGCGCCTACCCGGCGGTGAACCTGCAGGTGCAATCGGCGCCCAGCAGCGAGTTGCTCGAAGGCTTGCTGGCCGGGCGCCTGGATGCAGTGCTGGTGGACGGCCCGCTGGAGCTGGCCAGCCTGGATGGGGTGCCGCTGTGCAATGAAAAGCTGGTGTTGATCAGCGAAGCGGACCACCCGCCGATCCGCAGTGCCCGGGATGTCGAAGGGCGCGCGGTATTTACCTTTCGCCGTGGCTGCTCGTACCGCCTGCGCCTGGAGTCCTGGTTCGCCCACTACCAAGCGGCCATGGGACGGGCGATAGAAATCGAGTCCTATCAGGGGATGCTGGCTTGCGTGATTGCCGGGTCCGGAGTGGCGCTGATGTCGGCGTCGATGCTCGCCAGCCTGCCCGGTCGCGAGAGCGTGGCGGTTCACCCGCTGGCCGAGCCATTCGCCAGTGCCACCACCTGGCTGATGTGGCGCAAGGGCATGCTCGGCGCCAACCTCAATGCCTGGATCGAGCTGCAACAGGCGAGTCAGACGGATCAGCGGGCGACGGCCTGAAATGGGCTGGCTGATTCGGATTAATCCGGTAACAGATCATTGCTATCCGGGGGGAGCACTGGGCGAAAGTTAGCGCTATTATCAGAGCGAAGCGGCTTTAGAACCCAGCCGCCAGGCACGACCCTTAAGGGGGGCACTATGAAAGAGAAACTGCAAAACTGGCTTCACGACCTCGGGGTCGCACTGGGGCTGATCGAGCCGCCATTGCAGCCGGTGCCAATCCGCACAGACGACGAACAACGGCGTCGGCAACAGCGTCGCCGCTAACCATCGGCTCGGGAATGGGGCAGGCATCCAGCCTGCTCCCGTCACTTTTCAGCCGCGCGAGGGCAGGTTCACTCGCGAACGGTTGCCGCCTTCTGATCCAAACCAGTCACCCCGCACGCAACCCGCCCATGGTGCTTGGCGCCGTGGAGTTTTCAGTGCCGTGAAATCTTCAGCAGAAACCGGCTCAAGTCATTGGCGCTGTTCGCTGCCTTGAGCATCTGGTCTTCTTCGTGGGTGAAGGCGGTCAGTCCAAACTGATCTTCCAGGTGGAAGATCAGGTCCTCGATATCCTGCTTGTCCAACCCCAGCTCCTGCAGGCTCACATTGTCGGCAAATCCGTCGTTGCCATCCAGCAGGCGGCTGATGAAGTCATGCACGGCTTGTCGGACTTCAGCTCTTTTCATCTTGGCTCTTTTCGCCAGGGGCCTGCGCATGGTCTTTGAAGCGGGCGCGATTGTGTGCAGTACAGCACAGCTTCATGGGTGCCGGCGGATCCAATCCTCGATCATCCTGCGCAGCTGCGTTCCCGAAAAACTGCCGAAATGGCCGCCATGCACAGTCTGCACCGGCAGCTGGTACAGGCGTCTCAGGCTGGCAGCGTAGTCCTCCAGGTTGGAGTGATAGGCGTCTTCGACCAACGGGCCGTCGTAGATGATGTCGCCGCTGAACAGGGTGCCGCTGGCGGCTTCCCAGAGGCTGATCCCCCCGGGGGAATGGCCGGGCGTATGCAGCACCTGGAGGCTACGGTTGCCCAGGTCGAGCACGTCGCCTTCCTCGATCAGGCGCGTCGCCGGGGCGGCCTTGACCCGATATTCGGCGTAGCACAGCGGGCAATCCGGCTGGGCCTCGAACATCGCGTCGCCAACGTAGGCGGCCGACAAGGTATTGGCCCCGTCAGGCGCGGCGAGGATCTGCGCCTCGGCCGGGTGCACCAGGCGTTCGGGGAATTCGTGATGCCCGGCGATATGGTCGAAATGGCAATGGCTGGCCACCGCCAGCAACGGCCGTTCGGTGAGCCAGGGCAACTGTTCGCGCAAGCTGACCAGGCCGGAGCCGCTGTCCAGCAGCAGGTCCCTGTCGCGACCCTGGATATGCCACAGGTTGCAGCGATAGAACGGCCGGATATAGGGCTCGTGGATCAGCCGAATCCCGTCTCTCAGGCTTCTGACTTCGAACCAGCGGTCGCGGCTGACAATCTTCATCGGCTTTCCTCCAGGCGAAAAAAAACGGGTGCAGCCACCGACGCTGCACCCGCCGAAGAAAAATGTACGGCGTCTGACCTGAGGTTAGATCGCGTTGGCCAGGGTTGCCGGGCGACGAGACAACAGGCTCACCACCACGAAGCTGATCAGGCCGACAGCCAGGCTGTAGTAGATCGGGGTGTTGGCGTCCAGGCCGTCCTTGAACATGAACGCCAGCGCGGTGAGGAAACCCAGGCCCATGCTGGCGATGGCGCCGGCGGTGGTCGCGCGTTTCCAGAAGATCGCCCCGATCAGCGGGATCAGCATGCCGCCCACCAGCAGGTTATAGGCCAGGGTCAGGGCGCTGATCACGTCGTTGACCACCAGGGCGATGCCCAGGACCACGATGCCGGTCAGCAGGGTGAACAGGCGGTTGATCCCCAGGCTCGACTGCTTGCCGCCACGCAGCTTGGGCAACAGGTCTTCGGTCAGGGTGGTGGAGGCGGCCAGCAGGCCGGCGCTGGCGGTGGACATCATGGCGGCCAGGGCCGCGGCGATCACCAGGCCACGGATGCCGTCCGGCAGCGAAGCTTTGACGATGGCGGCGAAGGCGTTGTTGACGTTGTCCAGGTCCGGCAGCAAGACATGCGCGGCCATGCCGATCAGGGCACAGGCCAGACCGTAGAGGATGCAGTAGAGGCCGGCGACGGTGCCTGCGTATTGCGCGACTTTTTCGGTCTTGGCGGTGAACACCCGTTGCCAGATGTCCTGGCCGATCAGGATGCCGAAGAAGTAGATCATGAAGTAGGTGACGATGGTGTCCCAGCCGATGGTGGTGAAGCTGAAGCTGGACGCCGGCAGCTTGGCCACCAGCTCATCCCAGCCGCCGACGCGGTACAGGCAGATCGGCAGCAGGATGAACATCAGGCCGACGGTCTTGATCACGAACTGGACGATGTCGGTCAGGGTCAGCGACCACATGCCGCCGATCGCCGAATAAATCACCACCACGCCGCCGCCCAGCAGCACCGAAATCCAGAACGGCAGGCCGAATAGCACTTGCAGCACGGTGCCGATGGCGAGGATCGAGGTCACGCCGATCATCAGCGCGTAGGCCAGCATGATCACCGCGCTGGCCTGGCGGGCCATCGGGTTGTAGCGTTTTTCCAGGACCTGGGTAACGGTGAAGATCCGCAGCTTGAGCAGCGGTTTGGCCAGCAGCAGGTTGAGGGCGATGATGCCCAGGCCCAGCGCCGCGCACAGCCAGAAGCCGGAGATGCCGTGGACATAGCCCAGGCGCACGGTGCCGACGGTGGAGGCACCGCCCAGCACGGTGGCGGCCATGGTGCCCATGTACAGGGTCGGGCCCAGGTTGCGGCCGGCTACCAGGTAGTCCTCGTGGGTCTTGGCCTTGCGCATGCCGTAATAGCCGAGCACCAGCATGCCGGCGGCGTAGATGAGTACGACGAATAGATCTAAAGCCATGATGGCGTGTCTCCGATTGTCTTTCTTATAGTGGCTTGCTGTAGAAGCGAGGCTTGCCGCAATCAAGGCGACGCGGTCTGGCGGACCCGTCGTGTGAGGCGTGATTGCCGGCGAGCCTGCCGCTACAGGTCATGCTTGAGTCAGGCGGCTTGGCGCATGACCGGTTTACCGAGCGAATCCGTGCTCTTGCTGCGTGGATCGTTGGGGCCGTAGACCGCGGCCGGCTCCGGGAACAGGTTGAGCAGGGCCAGGTACACCAGCGAGGCCAGGCCCAGGGTCACCGGCAGGCTGATATCGATGCCGTCGGCCAGGTTGCCCAGCGGACCGACGAACTGCCCGGGCAGGTTGACGAAGCACAGGCCGACCAGCGCGCTGGGGATCCAGGCCCCCAGGCCACGCCAGTTCCAGCCGTGCTGGAACCAGTAGCGGCCACCTTGCTCGCCACGGGTGAAGACTTGCAGGTCGTCCGGGCAGTAGAAGCCGCGACGCACCAGCAGGCCGATCAGCATGATCACCATCCACGGGGTGGTGCAGGTGATGATCAGCACGGCGAAGGTCGACGCGCTCTGCACCAGGTTGGCGGCGAAGCGCCCGATGAAGATGAAGGCGATCGACAGCACGCCGATCAGCAAGGTCGCCTTGACCCGCGACAGCACCCGCGGGAACACGCTGGACATGTCCAGGCCGGTGCCATACAGCGAGGTGGTGCCGGTGGACATGCCGCCGATCACCGCGATCAGGCACACCGGCAGGAAGAACCAGCTCGGCGAGACTGCCAGCAGGCCGCCGACGTAGTTGTTGGCGGCGATGTAGTCGGGCGCCTTGATCGCCACGATGGTGGCGGTGGCCAGGCCGAACAGGAAGGGAATCAGGGTGGCGATCTGGGCGGCGATCACTGCCAGCATGATCCGGCCTTTCGGCGTTTCGCGGGGGATGTAGCGCGACCAGTCGCCGAGGAACGCGCCGAAGGAAATCGGGTTGCTCATGGCCACCAGCGCGGCACCGATGAAGGCCGCCCAGAAACCCGCCTGGCCGAGGGCCAGGGTACCGGCGAACTGGCTGTCGAAGGCCGGCGCGAAGGCGAAGATCCCCAGCAGGAACAGCAGGCTCGCCGCCCAGACGGCAATGCGGTTGACCCACAGCATGAAGCGGAAGCCGTAGATGCACACCGTCAGTACCAGGATCGCGAACAGGCCGTAGGCCAGGCCCAGGGTCAGGTCGGTTTCCGGCAGGTCGACCAGGCGCTTGGCGC from Pseudomonas chlororaphis subsp. chlororaphis encodes:
- a CDS encoding CvfB family protein; the protein is MALVGRYNSLQVVKHTNFGLYLDGGADGEILLPNRYIPKDIPSEDEDWLNVFVYLDSADKLIATTEKPKVQVGEFASLKVVEVNSIGVFLDWGLPKDLLLPYSEEKRQLTAGEYCVVHVYLDKHTRRITATARLDRYLDKAPVTYKVGQEVDLLVAESTDMGFKAIINNKHWGLIHKNEVFKFLRPGKQEKGFIKEIRADGKISLSLQPVGEELASSLNAKILAKLRENNGTLPVSDKSDPTVISGLFGVSKGNFKKAIGALYKNGQIIIHADRIELT
- a CDS encoding NCS1 family nucleobase:cation symporter-1, encoding MTEQLPKGYSPRLYNQDLGPLPQKWNWYNIFAFWMSDVHSVGGYVFAASLFALGLASWQVLVALLAGICIVQLIANLVARPSQQAAVPYPVICRLAFGVFGANIPAVIRGLIAVAWYGIQTYLASSALIIVVLRFFPAMAAYAEPHFAGLSYLGWFGFLALWLVQALVFWAGMESIRRFIDWAGPVVYAVMFLLAGWIVWKAGWSNISFTLGEKSLSGWQAFGQVIVATALVVSYFSGPTLNFGDFSRYCRSMQDVRRGNFWGLPVNFLAFSLVTVVIVSGTLPVFGEMLHDPIATVARIDNDVAVLLGAFAFVTATVGINIVANFVSPAFDFANVAPSRISWRTGGMIAALASIFITPWNLFNNPQVIHYTLDVLAAFIGPLFGILLVDYYLIKKQQIDIDALFNDGPDGRYYYSGGVNWTAVKALVPATLMGVAITFTPALQPMANFAWFTGCFLGGALFFLLARREALPSLRLSPTASS
- a CDS encoding DMT family transporter; its protein translation is MSIERRSADGFALQVMLGLCLIWGVQQVMIKWAAADIAPVMQAAARSGISALLVALLMCWKGGWSQIGSTWRGGLLAGSLFGLEFLFIAEGLKLTSAAHMSVFLYTAPIFTALGVNWLLPSERLRPLQWLGILLAFIGIGVAFAGGISLDNLDTRMLLGDALGVLAGLAWGATTVVVRASRLSEAPATLTLFYQLIVGFVGLLLIAVLSGQVTHVSLTPVAVASVLFQGLVVSFFSYLTWFWLLRRYLAANLAVFSFMTPLFGVTFGVLLLGEPLSLNFVIGAVLVLLGITFVSAEQWLRRRIRSLL
- a CDS encoding MFS transporter → MSPLIRLLASFIALMMAMGIGRFALTPQLPHLLSEGQVDLTDTGLIAAANYLGYFIGALDAMFARRPAQVRRRLLGGLWLCVLLTLASFWAGGFWAHSVLRFGTGVASAWVMVMIAALSQSLALAAGRPRLGALVFAGPGLGIFLTGLLALGSNLLGQSSATLWLVYAAAGLLMLLVILPILPQPAMPALTSQMPHASNHSGIPRLGLIYALYGLGYIIPATFLSQMASARFQGQWQADLFWPCFGLAAAIGVGLVSLRRYSPNATRHWLMATLWLQAAGVFACLLGSGAGLALGVILCGAPFLACMQLVMQRSRELAPHAAQRNAGLLTACFAMGQLSGPLLAALSSHFSGSLQPALIVAGSSLLLAGGLLLRQQPLARECHATA
- the ptrR gene encoding putrescine utilization regulator PtrR, whose protein sequence is MEFSQLRIFQAVAEEGSITRAAERLHRVPSNLSTRLKQLEEQLGVELFLRERQRLQLSPAGKVLLDYAARLFALRDEAHGAVQGGQPAGDFVLGTMYSTAAIQLPALLARYHRAYPAVNLQVQSAPSSELLEGLLAGRLDAVLVDGPLELASLDGVPLCNEKLVLISEADHPPIRSARDVEGRAVFTFRRGCSYRLRLESWFAHYQAAMGRAIEIESYQGMLACVIAGSGVALMSASMLASLPGRESVAVHPLAEPFASATTWLMWRKGMLGANLNAWIELQQASQTDQRATA
- a CDS encoding PA1414 family protein; its protein translation is MKEKLQNWLHDLGVALGLIEPPLQPVPIRTDDEQRRRQQRRR
- a CDS encoding MBL fold metallo-hydrolase, producing MKIVSRDRWFEVRSLRDGIRLIHEPYIRPFYRCNLWHIQGRDRDLLLDSGSGLVSLREQLPWLTERPLLAVASHCHFDHIAGHHEFPERLVHPAEAQILAAPDGANTLSAAYVGDAMFEAQPDCPLCYAEYRVKAAPATRLIEEGDVLDLGNRSLQVLHTPGHSPGGISLWEAASGTLFSGDIIYDGPLVEDAYHSNLEDYAASLRRLYQLPVQTVHGGHFGSFSGTQLRRMIEDWIRRHP
- a CDS encoding sodium:solute symporter family protein, which codes for MALDLFVVLIYAAGMLVLGYYGMRKAKTHEDYLVAGRNLGPTLYMGTMAATVLGGASTVGTVRLGYVHGISGFWLCAALGLGIIALNLLLAKPLLKLRIFTVTQVLEKRYNPMARQASAVIMLAYALMIGVTSILAIGTVLQVLFGLPFWISVLLGGGVVVIYSAIGGMWSLTLTDIVQFVIKTVGLMFILLPICLYRVGGWDELVAKLPASSFSFTTIGWDTIVTYFMIYFFGILIGQDIWQRVFTAKTEKVAQYAGTVAGLYCILYGLACALIGMAAHVLLPDLDNVNNAFAAIVKASLPDGIRGLVIAAALAAMMSTASAGLLAASTTLTEDLLPKLRGGKQSSLGINRLFTLLTGIVVLGIALVVNDVISALTLAYNLLVGGMLIPLIGAIFWKRATTAGAIASMGLGFLTALAFMFKDGLDANTPIYYSLAVGLISFVVVSLLSRRPATLANAI
- a CDS encoding purine-cytosine permease family protein; its protein translation is MNNNNKEKSLSSIETNGVEQIPDHERDARPSDLFRLIFGGANTFATAVLGSFPVLFGLSFQAGVWAIVLGVILGALILAPMGLFGPINGTNNAVSSGAHFGVHGRIVGSFLSLLTAIAFFSLSVWSSGDALVGGAKRLVDLPETDLTLGLAYGLFAILVLTVCIYGFRFMLWVNRIAVWAASLLFLLGIFAFAPAFDSQFAGTLALGQAGFWAAFIGAALVAMSNPISFGAFLGDWSRYIPRETPKGRIMLAVIAAQIATLIPFLFGLATATIVAIKAPDYIAANNYVGGLLAVSPSWFFLPVCLIAVIGGMSTGTTSLYGTGLDMSSVFPRVLSRVKATLLIGVLSIAFIFIGRFAANLVQSASTFAVLIITCTTPWMVIMLIGLLVRRGFYCPDDLQVFTRGEQGGRYWFQHGWNWRGLGAWIPSALVGLCFVNLPGQFVGPLGNLADGIDISLPVTLGLASLVYLALLNLFPEPAAVYGPNDPRSKSTDSLGKPVMRQAA